Proteins from a single region of Haloarcula laminariae:
- a CDS encoding MarR family transcriptional regulator produces MSTTTEDVSASPFAQEDFRERLRELPPSAKLVAKVLEDEAPLSQGQLAETSLLPDRTVRYALNRLEESELVDSRYSFTDARKQVYFLTA; encoded by the coding sequence ATGAGTACGACCACCGAGGACGTGTCGGCGTCACCGTTCGCACAGGAGGACTTCCGGGAACGGCTCCGCGAACTGCCGCCGAGCGCGAAACTCGTCGCGAAGGTACTGGAGGACGAGGCCCCGCTCTCGCAGGGCCAGCTCGCCGAGACGTCGCTGCTGCCCGACCGCACCGTCCGCTACGCGCTGAACCGACTGGAGGAGTCCGAACTCGTCGACTCCCGGTACAGCTTCACCGACGCGCGAAAGCAAGTCTACTTCCTCACAGCCTAA